The stretch of DNA AATGGCGCGGTCCGTCGCTCGGGAGCGACGGAGTCGTTACAATCCGACGAGTTCGTCGAATCGTATATTGGAGGGTAAGCCGGGCGCAATTTTCTGGAGGCGTGTTTCGATCGAGAGAACCGAAGATGTTCGTGGTCGTCCAGTAGTAGTAGACGAAGATAGGTTCCACTGTTTTGGAGCGCTGTCTAGCAATCGAACAGGTGAGGGCCTGTCCTCGTGTATCGTATGTACTACGTTGAGTATTCGAATCAGTTTGTGACTTGTCTTGATGGCTAGACAGAGTCTACCCGTTCCTGGATCTCGTGCATTCCGTCTACTATTCTTGACCACTGTTTCCCCGTTATTTGGGATCAAACATGTTGAGTTCACATCGGCAGTCAGCAAAATTACACTGGTACTTTCGTAATTGATGTGGGGGTGAGACACACATTTGACGAGGAACTACCGTCTGACAATCATAGACGGAGCTGGTATCGGTTCAGTCGGTTCTTCGTAGACGAAACTGCGTCTAACAGTATCGGACGATTTATCACTGACGAAAATGAGGGTTCAACTATGACCGACGGCACACCCCCGATGAATTCGGTGCTCCGTGCGTTCGACGTACTGAACGTACTCTGGGAGGTCAACGGGGCAGGTCCCTCAGAAGTTGCGGCACAAATGAACGTTCCGAAGAGTACGGCCCACGTCTATTTGCGGACACTGCGAGAGACCGGCTACGTTGTCAACGACGGTGGCGAGTACCGACTCAGTCACCGGTTTCTTACCACGGGATCGCGGATCAAACACCGGAACAGCCTCTTTCAGGCCTCAGAAGCGAAGCTTCAGGAACTCGCGACGGAAACAGGCGAACTCGTGACGCTCGTGATCGAGGAGAACGGCCGCTCAGTGATCCTCGACATCGAGTCAGGGAATCGCTCACTCGAACTTGGAATCTACTCGGGAATGATCACCCCGCTACACTCGAACGCAACCGGGAAAGCCATCCTCGCACACCTTCCATCTGAGCGGACCGACGAAATCATCGACCAGGGACTCGAGCGACGGACCGAGGAGACAATCACCGACGAGGAGACGCTCCGTGCGGAACTGGAAACAATTCGAGAACAAGGGTACGCAGTCGACTGGGACCAGCAGGTCAAAGGAATGGCACTGATCGGCGCGCCGATCATCATCAACGGCCAGCTCAAGGGCTCGGCCGGTGTAGTCTGTCCAACTGGGCGCATCAAGGACGAGACGTACCAGCACGAACTCCTGCAGAAACTCGAGGGCATGGTTGATTCAATTACGATAAAGTACCGATACGGAACGTAACGCAGCCGTCGACACCAATGGGCCGACACACACTATTGCTGTGGGACGATTTGAACGTCGATGGCCGATGAATTATGGATTAGGGTCGGCGACTCAGAACGTGAAATAGGACCAAGAATGTAAGCTACCCACCCACGGATGCACTCACTACTTGTCCGGTGCGTCCCGATCTTCGGCGACGAGGACTGGGCGATCTGTATTGAGAATCACATCTTGTGTGACGCTCCCAAACAGCGCCTTTCCAGCAGGAGATCGTTTCCGGCCGGCCAAACAAACAAGATCAATATCGTGTTCTACCGCATGGTCACAGATTTCCGTAGCTGGGTCGCCACTTCGTTCCTCGAGTTGGTAGTCAATCTCCTGGCCGGACAACGCTCGTTTGACGGCTTTTGTTGCTCCCAACGTCTGGATCGTCGCTCCAGCCGGATTATCGGTGAAGACATGTACTACGTGTATTCGTACTGAATTGGTGTCCATCGGGATATTCACGACAGTGTCAACCTGTGACTGTGCGCGCGATTTGGAGTCGTCTATTGCGAGCAGTATCTCGTACATAGTCCGTGATACGTGAACATCAATCATAAATCCTCAGGGTCTTCCCGATCGTCGATAAGAGAGTGTGGCGTCTCAGATGCCAACGGACCCACCATATCATCGAGTCTGGTCTGCATTGTGTTACTTTGAATGGCGTTCAGTGGCCAGTAGAATGCTCATCTCCGTCGTTTTGAACACCATCTCAGATGGAATACTGCGGAAATTTGCCCGAACTGTACGTCCCTGTCGGGAGAAAAATCGTCGTTTGCCGTCTGTTCGAACCCGAACTCCACTCCGAGTAGCTAGTAGTTTCCAGTCGAGACGATTGGTGGCGACCCGTGGGGCCCGTACGGAGCGTCGTCAAGCCATTCGCCTGCAGTCTCGAACTGATCAGCCAATGAGGCGGCGACTTCCTTTCGGAGGACAGTCACCGGATCCTCACCCTGAAGGTATTCGAGGGCCTGTCCAGCGGCGTTGAGATTATACTCGGCAGCCGTCTCGCGTCGAGCAGCGTACAGTTCGATCTCGTCACGAGCAACGGCGTCCCGTCGAGCATCGAGCGCCACCGAAATCGCCGACGCAGCCTCGTCGGCGTCTGCGACACCGGAGTTCATCCCACGAGCGCCAAATGGTGCCAGCAAGTGTGCCGCTTCGCCAGCCAGCAGCACACGTCGGTGGTCGTCGATGAACGAATCCGCCATCACCTGTAAGAAGTAGTACGAGGAAACCCACTTCAACTGCTCTTCGTACTCCTCGCCCATGATATCCCGGACAAACTCACGCATCCGCTCATCGCTGCTGAGTTCTTCAGGATCGTCGTCTTCGAGACACTGAATGTCTAATCGCCAGCCGCCAGTGAAGGGAACAAGCAACACGTTGCGGCCGTCGGCCGCAGGCGCGTCGTAGTGGAACACTCGCTCGAGGTCGGGGGAATCATCATCAATTTCTTCGTCCGCAACATCGGCGATGAGGAACGCGTTCTCGGACTGATCGCCCTCGAAGTTTGCGCCGATTTCTTTGCGAACTGTCGAGCCACCGCCGTCGGCACCGACGACGTATTCGGTTTCCCACTCTCGTCCGTCGGCAGTTTCGACGCGGACACCGTCGGACGAGGAGTCAACGGTGACGACCTCGGACTCCCAATGGATATCAATTCCAACGTCCTCGAGCGCGTCGAGCATGTACTGCTCGGTGATAACCTGTGGGACGCTGGTAAAGTGGGGAATGTCGCCTGAGCCACCCGGCGAGTCATACGTTCGGTTGAACACCTCCTCGCCCTTGTAGAGCGTTCGTCGGGTTGGCCAGACGAGCCCTTCGTCGACGAGGTCGGTCCCAAGCCCTGGGTGGATCCGCTCGAGCGTCCGAAGCGTCGTTCCGTGGACGTAAATCGCGCGGCTTCCAGAGCGGTCACGGTCTTCCGGCTCTGCCTCGAGAATCGTCGTTTCGACCCCGCGTGCGTGCAATGCAAGTGCCGTGGTCATTCCGACAGGTCCAGCACCCGCTACAAGTACCGGCACATCGGCTGTATCACTGCCCATGAGACGAGGTAACAGGGCACTGCGCTATAATATTTGTGGTTGTGAGATCGTGTTTCCTTGGAGTCCATGCAGGAACGCAGCTACCGGATCAATGCCGTGGCCGCCGAATAACTGGGCATCGAGAATCAACCTTGTCTCGAGGTCTATTGCAGCGTACAACAAGACCATTCGCCGTTACTCTTGACAGCGGTCTCGTGGTCGTGTGTAGTTAAGGCAGAAGGATGAGGCGAGATGATTTTCAGCAGGTCTATGGCAAACATCGCTCGCGTCAGGGGTCGTAGCGACTGGATCGAATGAGACTTCGTGGAGCGAGAACAGACACCGCGCTAGCTGATGGCGCTCGAGATTCGGCTTCACCTTGCGTTCTTATCGCTTTCGGATACTAATCAGAATGTATAGACACATAGTATCGAACGGACGCTGGAAGCTGTACACGACTGGGTACAGAAAGCAAAGCTACAGCCGGCCAGCAACGCGAATCCGGATCACGTTGCGCTCGACGACACGGTGGTCCGAATCAACGGCCAACAGTTCTAGCTGTATACTGCGGTCGATCCCGACGCACCCAATTTCCTGCACAGACGGCTGTTTGTGACGACTACGACGGCATTGACACAGCAGTTCCTGTGAGAACGTCGTGAGAAACACGACGTCGATGACGCCCATCATCTAGCGACAGCACTCCAGCGAATCGGGCTCCGATTTCGACCCGAACGACACGGAAATCGGAACGCTACCGAACATGTCTTTCGAAAGGTAAAATAGCATATCCCTCGTTGTATAATGAGTTTATCCACACCTACCTATCAACCATTTGTACTGGGTGCGAGTGTCACGCACTACCCCGTATCAAAGATCACACCAGAAACTACTGATCGAGCCCTGATTTCGACGGCCAGACCACAGGTGCTATTTTCCTCACGGTCGAAGTGTGGCTGTGTCCGTATCGATCCGGAAGGTCGCAATGGTCGTCATCCTCCTTGCTGTCGTGGGTGGAACCGCTAGCCTGTTCGTTGGCGATGTCGACCCCGCGACCCCAGAGGTGGCTTCGTTTGACGATACCGTCACCGTGGGACTCACACTCGAGTCCGAACGGAGCCTCGAGGACGATGTGGCCCTCCCACAAGCCCAGGTGTTTTACTCCCAGTATGAGTACGTTGTGGGGTACTACGGTATCGAAACGTTCGTCGAGGACCGCCGCCAGGAGGGTCACGAACAGCGATTCGGGTATCCACTCACGGTGTACGTGACTGATTACGGTGACAGCACGCTCGAGTTGGACGATGACGGCTATCCTGTGGTCGATGAGTCTCCGCCATGGATCGATGCAGAAGACGCCTGGTTCGTTGTTGGCAGCGATGCACAGACGCCATCGGGTGATACCGTGCTCTCGTTTGCCGACCACGAGGATGCAACGGCGTTTGCAGACAGCAACGGGGGCGAGGTCTACACCTGGGAAGAAACGCTCGAGCAGTCGTTCGAGACCGACGATGCAGCTGCCGTTCGCGACCAGATCGACGAACAGCACCGCGAAGGCGACTCGATCCGCGAGACGACGACTTCGGCAGTTGACCGACCAGTGTCACTCACCGTTGGCGACGATGTCGACACTATTCAGGAAGGAATTGACGAAGCACCCGAGAATACCACCGTGGTCGTTCCTCCGGGAACGTACGAGGAAACGATCGAAATCAATCGGTCGATCACACTCGAGGGAGATGGCTCAGCGACCATCAGTGGCGACGGGAACGGCTCGGTCGTGACGGTGACAGAATCAGCGGTCGGAATCCGAAACCTCGAGATCACTGGTGTCGGGACGACAACCTCTGGGACGGAAGACGTTCCCGGTGACCCGGTCGATGAAGACGACTGGGATGATCAGTTCCAGGTCCACTACACTGGCGCTGATGCCGGTATCTCAGCACACGTCGCACCTGGCCTTGCAGTCGAGGATGTCACGATAGAGACGCCAGCAAACGGAGTCATCACCCGCGAGAGTCCAGAGATGGTCGTCCGCAACACGACTATCGAGGGCAACGAAGAGTGGGAAGATGGCTTTGCTGGCGTCATGGCGTTTGGCTCGCCCGGCGTGATCGAGGACTCGACGTTCGTCAATGGGAGAGATGCAATCTACGCCTACCGATCCGAAGGAACCGTTATTCGAGAGAATACCTTCGATGAGAGCCTGTTGGGAGTGCATCTGATGCACACGGATGGCGCGTTACTCGCCGACAATCGCATGACGAACGTAATCGACACGGGAGTCTACATCATGACTGGCCCCGAGCAGAACGCAATCGTCGGAAATGAGATTAGAGGATCCGAGACCGGGGCCTATATTGGTGGCACAGATTCGTACGTCGCTGAAAACATCTTCGAGGGCAACGATGTCGGGCTGGAACTTGCCGCATCCAGCTCGCTCTATGAGCAAAACGTCTTCGCAGGGAACCAACTGGGAGTCAACGAGCGGGAACTGCTCCCAACGAACCGCGTCCTCGGCAACGACTTCCTCGAAAACGACGCACACGCCGATGCTGGCTCCGGACCGCTTCGGATCTGGTCACACGACGACGAGGGCAACTATTGGCAGGGCGGAACCAGCATTGCAGATGGCGACCCACCCTCGAGATCGTACTCACCGACTGACACAGTCGATGGGCAAATGCACCGAACTGATGGCGCAATAACGCTCGGCCGGGGACCAGCACTCGATGCTCTCTCTGGACTCGAGGAATCCGTCTCCGGAATGCAAACAGGAAGTATTACCGACATGAACCCAACCTGTGAACCGAACAACCCGGAACTGATCGAACAAACCGCGCAAGCAGACCGCGCCTGGACCTGTACAGGTACGCTCGCGACCGACGTTGAACCATAACCATGACAACAGAGACACCCCTACTCGAGGCATCGGACATCGACTTCGCGTACGGAGACGTCACGATTCTTGAAGACGTCTCAGTCGCGGCCCACTCCGCAGCCGTGACAGCACTGGTCGGACCAAACGGAACCGGGAAAACGACACTCCTGCGGACGCTTGCCGGCCTCCAGGAACCCACAGATGGGACCGTGACGTATCACGGCCCTTCGAGCGAGCGAACAGTTGGGTATCTGCCACAGCACCCACAGTTTCGGCCAGGGTTCACCGTCAGTGAAACACTCGAGTTCTATGCCTCACTCGTCGGCGGAGACCAAGAAGCCGCCTTGCACCAACTCGAGCGTGTTGGGCTTGCAGACGCCGCTGAGCGGCCAGTCGAGGCACTCTCTGGCGGGATGACGCGACTTGTCGGCATTGCACAGGCAACGATCGGTGATCCGCCACTCATTGTCCTCGACGAACCGGCTTCCGGACTTGATCCAGGGATGAGCAAACACGTCTTCGATGTTGCCAACGAACTCGCCGAAGCAGGTACCGGGGTGTTGCTCAGCTCACACGATCTCGAGCTCGTCGATCGAACAGCCGACCAAGTGTTTGTCCTTGATGAGGGCTCCGTTGTCACGCGTGGACACCCGAATACATTGTGTAACCAACTCGGTGTTGACTCCCTTCAAAACGTCTACGAAGAGTTGATCGCAGGCGACCTTCGGAGCGTTCGTGTCCAAGGTGAGACTGCATGACTGATACGTCCTCGGGAACCAACCAACCATCACCGTCGGATACCGGAGCTAACAGTGTCGAATCGGACGACTCCACAACGCACGCAGCATCGGCGTTCGGGCCGACGACGTCGACCGAGCGGATCAAACGGGTTTTCATCCGCGAACTCAGAACCGTTGCCCGAACCAGAACCTATCTCATCCTTGGCCTGGCACTCACCGCCGTCCTGGTCGGAATCGCATGGATCGGCGGCGGCATCGAAGCCGGCTACGTCCCGACCGTTGTCGACCTGTTAACCCCACTCGAGTTGCTCGTCCCGATTGTCGCTATCGCGTTCGGCTACCGAGCAATCCTCGGTGATCGGCGTCGTGGCGAACTTGACGTACTCGAGACGTATCCGCTGACGCCTCGAGAACTCGTTGTTGGCGTCTATACTGGCCGGGCTGTTGGCCTACTGGGTACGGTGGTACTTGCGCTTGGACTCGTCGGCGGAGCAGTCGTCGTTGGTCGTGCAGAGCCACTTGGACGCTACGCCTCACACGCCGGTGCTGACTCCCCGCTGCTGTACGCCCGATTTGTCGTCCTCACCGCGCTGTTTGCACTGTCGATGCTTGCGGTTGCGCTCGCTATTTCGGCGCTCGTAAGCGGGACGCGAAGCGCACTCGCACTGGCTGTCGTCGCGCTCGTCGTCCTCCTTGTTGGACTCGATCTTGCACTTGTGTATGGGCTCGCAAGTGGCTATATCGGCGACTCCTCGCTTATTCACGCACTCGCAGTGAGTCCACTCAGTGCATATCGGGGACTCGTCTTCGAGACGACGGTACTCACAGCAACAGGAACTGGGCCACGGGCTGCTTCACCCGCAGCGAGTCTGCTCGGTCTCACCGTCTGGACCGTTGGCTCACTGGCGATCACGATGTGGGCAGTCAAACGCTAAGTGTCGGTTTGGCTACGCTGTGAACCCTATTCGCGCTACATTAACGACATGACGAGGTCGTGGTCAACATCGTCGTGGTCGTAGTGGTCCCCGCCGTACTCCTCCTGGAAGGCGTCTGCATCATCGCTCTCCGAGAAACCGATCATCGAGGCCCCCATTGCGCCTTCGACCTCACTGCCGACGACTAGCGTCAGTTCGTTTACTGACGCAAAATCGTCTGCGTCGACGTGGCTCGAAATAGTCGGCGTCTCGCTATCGGAGTCAACCTCATACTCGACGGTCGAATAGTCCGTGATGTACGTTGCGAGTGGCTCGTACTCGTCTTCGTGGTCGAACGTGTGCGTGTACGTACACAGCGAACTACAGAACTGTGCTGGGCGATCCTCGCCAAATAGTTCCTCGGCATCGTCGTAAAACGCCTGACCGACTGGTCCGGGGTGATCAACGATCGGCATCGTACAGTTATCGCAGTTCGGTCCATCCTCGATTGCCATCGGGTCTGGGGCCTCCCCGTCGCCGTCACCAAGACACCCAGCAACTGCCGTCAAACTCACAGCTGCCGATCCGAGAAGAACTGTCCGACGCGAGACGTGCCGATCAGTGGGGCTGCTGCCAGAGCCATTCATAGGAGGTATTGCTCGCCGAGAGCCTAAGGAATTGGCGAAACCTACAAATTGATGCAAAAAAGGTGAGACGATCACCACTCAGGGTTTGTCGTCGGGGGTATCCCACTCGAGAAGCGGTGACTCCGAATTCCCACATTCGGGACTGCCACAAACACCGGCATCGGCACCGGCCTGTTCGACACCCGGTGCAAGTCCGTTGATCTCCCAGTCGGCGGTATGACCTGTTGTACTCTCGTGCTCCGCAAGTGCAACGCGTGCATCTCTAAGCGTCGAGAACGACTCACGAAATCCACAGTCAGTACAAGTGACGACGATATTTTCCGTTCCCATACAAGATGTGTATCGGAGTCCGACGAAAGAGTATGGTTGCACTCGTCGGCGACGGTTACAGAGATACCAGGAGAAAGCCCACGGCTTTAGCCGTGTGGATGGGTCTGTCACTGCTGAATTAAATCATAATACCGTAGCACACTTGCAATTCCAACGTTTACAATCCATTCTGCCAACATATATCATGTGAGCGACCGGCCACAACGGACGAACGAATACATTGCCGAAGCCACCACCGAGCGGTATCGGCAGTGCGTGTTCGAATGGTTGGCCGCCCACGCCCACTTGTGGAACCAGATCACCTACCGACGCCGACAAGCATACTTCGCCGAAGACGGTGACGTCTGGAACGCCGAATACACGGACCTCTACGATCAATACGCACCGATACTTGGCAAAGCCACGTGCCAGCAAGTCACCCGCAAGAACAGCGAGGCGTGGCGGAGCCACTTTCGCCTTCTCGAGAGATACCACGACGACTCAGACCCAACGGTCACAGAGAAACCCAACCCACCAGGATACTGGGGCAATCGCAACGACGGCTACGAGCTACACGGCCTCGTCCGGAACGACCTCTATGACCTTGATTGGGGCGAAGACCGGAGTGCGCTTGAGTTCGGCGTCGGTGAAACACGCCGCAGACTGGTTGTTGGAACAGAACGTCGACACGGTGTACGTTGGCGATCTAACCAATGTGTTAGACACCCATTGGTCGGCAGAAGTGAACGAGAAGACACACGCGTTCTGGTCACACAGACAGTTGATTGATCGGATCGAACTCACGATGGGAGACGTCGGAATCAGCGTCACCCAAATAAGCGAACGCGATTCGAGTAGCGAGTGTCCCGAGTGCGGAAGTGACGATGTCGTTCGGGATGGCGACGAGTTTCGGTGTCATGACTGCAAGTTGGACGCGCATAGCGATATTGCAGGGGCGTGGAACCTGCTGCAAACTGAGGTTGGGCCGATGGCGCGGCCCGCCGCCCTATCTGCTGAACGCGACAGGGACGCACCCACCGATGGGACGTACTGGGAGTGGAATGGACACGATTGGACACCCACCCGTTTTGGGAACCAATCGTGTCCGCTTGACCAAACTAGCGTCGGCGAGCCCGCAAGTTCACAGCTGGGGTAATCTACTGGCCGGATTGCCCACGGAGGAATCCCACGAATTCAGTCGTGTGGAGGACGTCAAGTTGTCAGGTACACATCTGGGAGAAACGTTATTTCACCGAGAGGTTGCAAGTTTTAGTAGTTGTGCTGAATACAGAGCGCACATTTTGTATAGTAAGCGTGTATCACGTGAGTCGCGATTTCATTTCGGCGTCTTCAATGAGGGAGGGTATGTTTCGCGAATCACTCATGCCGAGCAAGTTATGAATCGGTAGATGGTTATTAGCAAATGTGAATATAGGAGAAGCTATAACTGCCGTAGCAATCCTGTGGGCCGGAATCATACTGATAGCGTATTCTATCAAACTATTTCGAAGAATAAGAGTGATTAAAAATTCAGACGAAGTGTCCATATCCGAATCTATCCATCGAAATGATATCGTACAGATCGGTGGGAAAGTGCACGATTATGAGGAGTTGTTGAAATCACCAGTAGAGAATCAAGTATGTGTTGCATATGAC from Natronolimnobius sp. AArcel1 encodes:
- a CDS encoding IclR family transcriptional regulator; this encodes MTDGTPPMNSVLRAFDVLNVLWEVNGAGPSEVAAQMNVPKSTAHVYLRTLRETGYVVNDGGEYRLSHRFLTTGSRIKHRNSLFQASEAKLQELATETGELVTLVIEENGRSVILDIESGNRSLELGIYSGMITPLHSNATGKAILAHLPSERTDEIIDQGLERRTEETITDEETLRAELETIREQGYAVDWDQQVKGMALIGAPIIINGQLKGSAGVVCPTGRIKDETYQHELLQKLEGMVDSITIKYRYGT
- a CDS encoding universal stress protein, whose protein sequence is MYEILLAIDDSKSRAQSQVDTVVNIPMDTNSVRIHVVHVFTDNPAGATIQTLGATKAVKRALSGQEIDYQLEERSGDPATEICDHAVEHDIDLVCLAGRKRSPAGKALFGSVTQDVILNTDRPVLVAEDRDAPDK
- a CDS encoding FAD-dependent monooxygenase, producing the protein MGSDTADVPVLVAGAGPVGMTTALALHARGVETTILEAEPEDRDRSGSRAIYVHGTTLRTLERIHPGLGTDLVDEGLVWPTRRTLYKGEEVFNRTYDSPGGSGDIPHFTSVPQVITEQYMLDALEDVGIDIHWESEVVTVDSSSDGVRVETADGREWETEYVVGADGGGSTVRKEIGANFEGDQSENAFLIADVADEEIDDDSPDLERVFHYDAPAADGRNVLLVPFTGGWRLDIQCLEDDDPEELSSDERMREFVRDIMGEEYEEQLKWVSSYYFLQVMADSFIDDHRRVLLAGEAAHLLAPFGARGMNSGVADADEAASAISVALDARRDAVARDEIELYAARRETAAEYNLNAAGQALEYLQGEDPVTVLRKEVAASLADQFETAGEWLDDAPYGPHGSPPIVSTGNY
- a CDS encoding NosD domain-containing protein — protein: MVVILLAVVGGTASLFVGDVDPATPEVASFDDTVTVGLTLESERSLEDDVALPQAQVFYSQYEYVVGYYGIETFVEDRRQEGHEQRFGYPLTVYVTDYGDSTLELDDDGYPVVDESPPWIDAEDAWFVVGSDAQTPSGDTVLSFADHEDATAFADSNGGEVYTWEETLEQSFETDDAAAVRDQIDEQHREGDSIRETTTSAVDRPVSLTVGDDVDTIQEGIDEAPENTTVVVPPGTYEETIEINRSITLEGDGSATISGDGNGSVVTVTESAVGIRNLEITGVGTTTSGTEDVPGDPVDEDDWDDQFQVHYTGADAGISAHVAPGLAVEDVTIETPANGVITRESPEMVVRNTTIEGNEEWEDGFAGVMAFGSPGVIEDSTFVNGRDAIYAYRSEGTVIRENTFDESLLGVHLMHTDGALLADNRMTNVIDTGVYIMTGPEQNAIVGNEIRGSETGAYIGGTDSYVAENIFEGNDVGLELAASSSLYEQNVFAGNQLGVNERELLPTNRVLGNDFLENDAHADAGSGPLRIWSHDDEGNYWQGGTSIADGDPPSRSYSPTDTVDGQMHRTDGAITLGRGPALDALSGLEESVSGMQTGSITDMNPTCEPNNPELIEQTAQADRAWTCTGTLATDVEP
- a CDS encoding ABC transporter ATP-binding protein, translating into MTTETPLLEASDIDFAYGDVTILEDVSVAAHSAAVTALVGPNGTGKTTLLRTLAGLQEPTDGTVTYHGPSSERTVGYLPQHPQFRPGFTVSETLEFYASLVGGDQEAALHQLERVGLADAAERPVEALSGGMTRLVGIAQATIGDPPLIVLDEPASGLDPGMSKHVFDVANELAEAGTGVLLSSHDLELVDRTADQVFVLDEGSVVTRGHPNTLCNQLGVDSLQNVYEELIAGDLRSVRVQGETA
- a CDS encoding ABC transporter permease, whose protein sequence is MTDTSSGTNQPSPSDTGANSVESDDSTTHAASAFGPTTSTERIKRVFIRELRTVARTRTYLILGLALTAVLVGIAWIGGGIEAGYVPTVVDLLTPLELLVPIVAIAFGYRAILGDRRRGELDVLETYPLTPRELVVGVYTGRAVGLLGTVVLALGLVGGAVVVGRAEPLGRYASHAGADSPLLYARFVVLTALFALSMLAVALAISALVSGTRSALALAVVALVVLLVGLDLALVYGLASGYIGDSSLIHALAVSPLSAYRGLVFETTVLTATGTGPRAASPAASLLGLTVWTVGSLAITMWAVKR
- a CDS encoding nitrous oxide reductase accessory protein NosL; translated protein: MNGSGSSPTDRHVSRRTVLLGSAAVSLTAVAGCLGDGDGEAPDPMAIEDGPNCDNCTMPIVDHPGPVGQAFYDDAEELFGEDRPAQFCSSLCTYTHTFDHEDEYEPLATYITDYSTVEYEVDSDSETPTISSHVDADDFASVNELTLVVGSEVEGAMGASMIGFSESDDADAFQEEYGGDHYDHDDVDHDLVMSLM